The following coding sequences are from one Salinicoccus sp. Bachu38 window:
- a CDS encoding SMC family ATPase: MKPILINMQYFGPFENETIDFDRVRDSMFLIGGRTGSGKTMIFDAITYALYGTLSTSDRAEGSVRSQFATDDDISSIRLEFEIRGKRYTIERTLSYSKEGRKTPVPPKAVLYNASGEVLEGSINGVKQKVLDILQLNAEQFRQILILPQGEFKRLLTSSSEQKQEILRTLFRTERFVQFEKRLNELKKEKLSESEAVEAKIEGLFNTISSGGLAEAQALLEADYPTFTKRVAAIREIQSLIEAEKDRMEAGLEENRKALEARRQDLQQKQENNRKLQELEEIKTQLSALEADHSEIASLEASLEEYRAVKEMEYALKTEDQALRRKTDAEAALSELEVQAGQVSRELEQVLGDHAELGEKDALYKKAERWLNATERFMDDDEIARLDETFESLNKRKREICRENDTLSQELESIEQTLASEAWDHRHSDQLNQEKFQMDNDISALRQDIEEERTNRRYDEEKTGLSEEIEAIGRKSEIIEAARDEKKSSIKSRFSASDGVHIEHLVRHLEVGSPCPVCQQNVETLPEENEYLSEAEEAELKKFEADLEALEQEKDSRDRRITVIEELIAGKTRKDIAALEASLREKQERRDRLSEEIEADRKKFEHKQHLDQRYNKLNRTLSDNRLEENNIRHSLSRVERLASEFRTQSGYERYEDFTASFRKCRQALEDYQRRLRENEKRQQDCRDQKSRLEEKLTHQKDQIKTLIVELEEVTPRIDSFTKKTGRDRAYLLSVLERTDAGSMEASIKAFHSRKEVLASRRAVLLETISTREFQDTGAVEEEIRKLEEKDESLTNERARLMANLEHNQKTSDKMEALIAQHNEELEEIHALVALVDAVSGRNEQKVSLERYVLTYYLDRILHIANVRLLEMTNHRYELRRSTSKSSRKTGLDIEVFDFYNNRPRHITSLSGGESFQAALTLALALNEALQQESGGISLDTMLIDEGFGTLDPETLDMAVNTLMELQTHGKMVGIISHVEELKERMENILEVTAVNERSTTNFK; the protein is encoded by the coding sequence ATGAAACCGATTCTGATTAATATGCAGTATTTCGGACCCTTCGAGAACGAGACGATAGATTTCGACCGTGTCAGGGACAGCATGTTCCTGATCGGCGGCAGGACGGGCTCCGGAAAGACGATGATATTCGATGCAATCACCTATGCGCTCTACGGCACCCTGTCGACGAGCGACCGTGCCGAAGGATCAGTCAGAAGCCAGTTCGCGACGGATGATGACATCAGCAGCATCCGCCTCGAATTTGAGATCAGGGGGAAACGCTATACGATCGAACGCACCCTCTCATACAGCAAGGAGGGCCGCAAGACGCCGGTGCCCCCGAAGGCTGTACTGTACAATGCATCGGGCGAAGTGCTCGAGGGCAGCATCAATGGCGTGAAGCAGAAGGTGCTCGACATCCTCCAGCTGAATGCCGAACAGTTCCGGCAGATCCTCATCCTGCCGCAGGGGGAGTTCAAAAGACTGCTGACTTCATCAAGCGAACAGAAGCAGGAGATCTTGAGGACCCTGTTCCGGACGGAACGCTTCGTCCAGTTCGAAAAACGGCTGAACGAACTGAAGAAGGAGAAGCTTTCGGAAAGTGAAGCCGTAGAGGCAAAAATAGAGGGACTTTTCAATACGATCAGCAGCGGCGGGCTCGCTGAAGCACAAGCACTGCTTGAAGCGGATTATCCGACATTCACCAAAAGGGTGGCTGCCATCCGGGAGATCCAATCACTCATCGAAGCGGAGAAGGACAGGATGGAAGCCGGGCTCGAAGAGAACAGGAAGGCCCTGGAAGCAAGACGGCAGGATCTTCAGCAGAAGCAGGAGAACAACAGAAAACTTCAGGAACTGGAGGAGATCAAAACACAGCTCTCGGCCCTCGAGGCCGACCATTCCGAAATCGCGTCGCTCGAAGCTTCCCTTGAGGAATATCGGGCGGTCAAGGAGATGGAGTATGCATTGAAGACGGAGGATCAGGCGCTGCGCCGGAAAACGGATGCCGAAGCGGCCTTGTCGGAACTTGAAGTGCAGGCTGGGCAGGTCTCCCGGGAGCTGGAACAGGTCCTTGGAGACCATGCAGAACTCGGGGAGAAGGATGCCCTGTACAAGAAGGCCGAGCGCTGGCTGAATGCAACAGAGCGCTTCATGGATGATGATGAAATCGCGCGTCTCGATGAAACGTTCGAGTCCCTCAATAAGAGAAAACGGGAGATCTGCCGGGAAAATGATACGCTCTCACAGGAGCTGGAATCGATCGAGCAGACACTTGCTTCAGAAGCCTGGGATCATAGGCACTCGGACCAGCTGAATCAGGAAAAGTTCCAGATGGACAATGACATCAGCGCCCTCAGGCAGGATATTGAAGAAGAGCGCACCAACAGGCGGTATGATGAAGAGAAGACCGGCCTGTCCGAGGAGATCGAGGCGATTGGCAGGAAAAGTGAAATCATCGAGGCTGCACGTGATGAAAAGAAGAGCAGTATAAAAAGCAGATTCTCCGCCTCCGATGGTGTACATATAGAACATCTGGTCCGGCATCTTGAAGTGGGCAGTCCGTGTCCGGTCTGTCAGCAGAACGTCGAAACGCTGCCTGAGGAAAATGAATATCTGTCGGAAGCGGAAGAGGCAGAACTCAAAAAGTTCGAGGCGGACCTTGAAGCGCTGGAACAGGAGAAGGACTCCAGGGACCGACGCATCACGGTGATAGAGGAGCTGATCGCAGGGAAGACGCGCAAGGATATCGCTGCACTCGAAGCATCCCTTCGGGAGAAACAGGAGCGGCGGGACCGGCTGTCTGAAGAAATCGAGGCGGACAGGAAGAAGTTTGAGCATAAACAGCACTTGGACCAGCGATATAATAAGCTGAACCGTACACTCAGCGACAACCGGCTGGAAGAGAACAACATCCGGCATTCCCTCTCCCGCGTGGAAAGACTTGCATCCGAGTTCAGAACCCAATCGGGGTATGAGAGGTACGAAGATTTTACCGCCTCCTTCCGGAAATGCCGGCAGGCGCTCGAGGACTATCAGCGCCGCCTCAGGGAAAATGAAAAAAGACAGCAGGACTGCCGGGACCAAAAGTCCAGGCTGGAAGAGAAGCTGACCCATCAGAAGGATCAGATCAAGACGTTGATTGTCGAGCTTGAAGAAGTAACACCACGGATCGACAGCTTCACCAAAAAGACCGGCAGGGACAGAGCGTATCTGCTCTCGGTACTGGAAAGAACGGATGCGGGGTCCATGGAGGCGTCGATAAAGGCTTTCCACAGCAGAAAGGAAGTATTGGCAAGCCGCAGGGCGGTGCTGCTCGAGACGATATCGACCCGGGAATTCCAGGACACCGGAGCGGTCGAGGAAGAAATCCGAAAGCTTGAAGAAAAGGACGAATCATTGACCAATGAGCGGGCCCGACTGATGGCGAATCTCGAGCATAATCAGAAGACTTCGGACAAAATGGAAGCCCTGATTGCCCAGCACAACGAGGAGCTCGAGGAGATCCATGCCCTTGTGGCACTTGTTGACGCAGTCTCAGGTAGGAATGAGCAGAAGGTTTCGCTGGAACGCTACGTCCTCACGTATTATCTGGACCGCATCCTCCATATCGCGAACGTACGGCTGCTCGAGATGACGAACCACCGCTACGAGCTCAGGCGGAGCACTTCAAAAAGCAGCCGCAAGACCGGGCTTGACATTGAAGTGTTCGACTTCTACAACAACCGTCCGCGCCACATCACCTCGCTGTCCGGCGGCGAATCCTTCCAGGCGGCGCTCACCCTGGCCCTTGCACTCAACGAAGCGCTGCAGCAGGAATCAGGCGGCATCAGCCTCGATACGATGCTGATCGATGAAGGGTTCGGCACACTGGATCCGGAAACGCTCGATATGGCGGTGAATACACTGATGGAACTGCAGACGCACGGCAAGATGGTCGGCATCATCTCCCATGTTGAGGAACTGAAGGAACGCATGGAGAACATACTCGAAGTCACTGCAGTGAACGAACGGAGTACCACGAACTTCAAATAA
- a CDS encoding MDR family MFS transporter: MQITRFTRPSQKTVLIATLMMGSFLVLLNQMLLVTAVPPIMEAFNIPFSTAQWLTTGFFLVNGIMIPVSAFLINKFTSRSLYLTGMTIFIAGTILAAVAPLYSVLLAGRILQGVAAGIMMPLTQVILLTQFPIEQRGKAMGYFGLVIGLAPAIGPPLAGYIVGIWPWRSLFFIVLPLVLANLLLAYLSMKNVTHQTNPKVDIPSIVLSTLGFGGLLYGFSVAGVRGWADPLVLFSVIGGLGLVVVFTKRQLKLPQPILEMTVFKNRYFLMSSLIGVIVFTSMVSANNILPVLMQDMLGYTPFESGLALLPGALLMGATMPVAGILFDKFGIRILTFTGLGLILATSIMLSFLAEETTFTYLAIVYTFRLLGTGLTMMPLTTFAMNALHDSKIPHGTAMNNTMRQIGSSLFTAVMVTVMTGVALNLSAGTPSLGDEIAGVNVSFIFSAVMAAAGLMMTFFLKEQAHRQQ; encoded by the coding sequence ATGCAGATCACACGTTTTACCCGGCCGAGCCAGAAGACGGTCTTGATTGCGACATTGATGATGGGGTCGTTCCTTGTGCTCCTCAACCAGATGTTGCTTGTCACAGCGGTGCCGCCGATCATGGAGGCATTCAACATTCCATTCAGTACGGCGCAATGGCTGACGACAGGCTTCTTCCTCGTCAACGGCATCATGATTCCGGTATCGGCATTCCTGATCAATAAATTCACGTCTAGATCCCTGTATCTGACGGGCATGACGATATTCATTGCAGGGACGATCCTTGCAGCGGTCGCCCCCCTGTATTCGGTGCTGCTGGCAGGGAGGATACTGCAGGGGGTTGCAGCAGGCATCATGATGCCGCTGACACAGGTCATACTGCTCACGCAGTTCCCGATTGAACAGCGCGGCAAGGCGATGGGCTATTTCGGACTCGTCATCGGGCTTGCCCCGGCAATCGGCCCGCCGCTCGCAGGATACATCGTCGGCATCTGGCCATGGCGGTCGCTGTTCTTCATCGTGCTGCCGCTCGTGCTCGCTAACCTGCTGCTTGCGTACCTTTCGATGAAGAATGTGACCCATCAGACCAATCCGAAGGTCGATATCCCCTCTATCGTACTGTCCACGCTCGGATTCGGCGGACTGCTGTATGGCTTCTCCGTCGCAGGCGTGAGGGGATGGGCGGATCCGCTCGTGCTGTTCTCGGTCATCGGCGGACTGGGACTTGTAGTGGTGTTCACGAAACGCCAGCTCAAACTGCCGCAGCCGATACTGGAAATGACCGTCTTCAAGAACCGCTATTTCCTCATGAGTTCACTGATCGGCGTCATCGTCTTCACCTCCATGGTCAGTGCAAACAACATCCTGCCGGTTCTGATGCAGGACATGCTCGGCTACACCCCGTTCGAATCGGGGCTGGCCCTGCTGCCCGGTGCACTGCTCATGGGGGCGACGATGCCCGTTGCAGGCATACTGTTCGACAAGTTCGGTATCCGGATTCTGACATTCACAGGCCTCGGCCTGATACTTGCGACTTCGATAATGCTGTCTTTCCTGGCCGAGGAGACGACATTCACCTATCTGGCGATCGTCTATACATTCCGTCTGCTCGGGACAGGGCTGACAATGATGCCTCTGACGACCTTCGCGATGAATGCCCTGCATGATTCGAAGATCCCCCATGGCACCGCCATGAACAACACGATGCGGCAGATCGGCAGTTCACTGTTTACAGCCGTAATGGTCACCGTAATGACGGGCGTGGCACTGAACCTTTCTGCGGGAACGCCGTCACTCGGCGATGAAATCGCCGGGGTAAATGTATCATTCATCTTCTCGGCCGTCATGGCCGCTGCAGGCCTTATGATGACCTTCTTCTTAAAGGAGCAGGCCCACCGTCAGCAGTAG
- a CDS encoding YvrJ family protein, whose translation MEWVPLVSDVGFPAVITFFLLHRMERKLDDLIISIRQLS comes from the coding sequence ATGGAATGGGTCCCACTGGTCAGCGATGTTGGATTTCCGGCCGTGATCACCTTCTTCCTGCTCCATCGCATGGAGCGGAAACTGGACGATCTCATCATATCCATCAGACAGCTGAGCTGA
- a CDS encoding nucleoside hydrolase — translation MTARKVILDCDPGHDDAISIIIAASKESDLEILGITTVAGNVEVEKNTINALKVKDLLALDVPVVQGASRPLVKTSEIATEIHGESGMDGPELPDPVSIKSEGHAVDFIIEQVMQSEEKVTLVPTGPLTNIAMALVKAPEIKDNIEEIVLMGGGTFGNWTPAAEFNIYVDAEAAKVVYESGIPITMFGLDATHEVIATDDIQKRISKIDNKVADFVSELLVFFGDMYQEHFGMTGGPIHDACTTMYLLKPELFGFRHVHVAIETKGEFTYGETAVDLLGVTGRIPNTRFAHEVDQEAFWNLFEEILESYGGVEAYEEA, via the coding sequence ATGACAGCAAGGAAAGTAATTCTGGATTGTGACCCGGGACATGATGACGCAATATCCATCATCATCGCCGCTTCAAAAGAGAGTGACCTCGAAATCCTCGGCATCACGACAGTTGCCGGTAATGTGGAAGTGGAGAAGAATACGATCAATGCGCTGAAGGTGAAGGACCTGCTCGCACTCGACGTTCCGGTCGTGCAGGGCGCCTCCCGGCCACTTGTGAAGACCAGCGAGATCGCGACTGAAATCCACGGGGAGTCCGGCATGGATGGCCCCGAACTGCCGGATCCTGTAAGCATTAAGTCCGAAGGGCATGCGGTGGATTTCATCATCGAACAGGTGATGCAGTCTGAAGAGAAGGTGACACTGGTGCCGACCGGGCCGTTGACGAACATCGCCATGGCACTCGTCAAGGCGCCCGAAATAAAGGACAATATCGAAGAGATCGTCCTGATGGGCGGCGGCACCTTCGGCAACTGGACGCCCGCTGCCGAGTTCAATATATATGTGGATGCGGAAGCGGCAAAAGTAGTCTATGAGAGCGGCATACCGATCACGATGTTCGGACTCGATGCGACGCATGAAGTGATTGCAACGGATGACATCCAGAAGCGGATATCGAAGATCGATAATAAAGTGGCGGACTTCGTCTCCGAACTGCTCGTATTCTTCGGCGATATGTATCAGGAGCACTTCGGCATGACGGGCGGACCAATCCATGATGCATGCACGACGATGTATCTGCTGAAACCGGAACTGTTCGGCTTCAGGCACGTCCATGTGGCGATCGAGACAAAAGGCGAATTCACATACGGGGAGACCGCAGTGGATCTGCTCGGTGTCACGGGACGGATTCCGAATACCCGTTTCGCCCATGAGGTGGACCAGGAGGCATTCTGGAATCTGTTCGAAGAAATTCTCGAATCATACGGCGGGGTGGAAGCGTATGAAGAAGCCTAG
- a CDS encoding MFS transporter, whose translation MKNKNNFYYGWVIVAVCGLAVFFSGPGQTYSNAAFIDEYIKEFGWSRTEVSSLYSFATLIAGFVMIGVGNFIDRFGQKKMMLIAAIVLALATFFNSFVQNMFMLAIGFFFIRLFGQGSMTLIPNTLVPQWFIRKRGLAFSLMMLGSFSSAMLFPIINVWLISEWGWRFAWQFWGFALLLAFVPIAWIFIRNSPEEMGLSPDGLHQKTNDDEENEGGDIFVLEDSWTLKEASRTLSFWTLLICVGIPSMVNTGITFHIVSIFKENGLEMGASAMVLSLMAMVGIPMSFVSGLITDRIRTNYILVMIFVIEIILLLFLNNVTTYALAILFGVIWGMSNGLERIGTNVVWSNYFGRRYVGSINGVGSTMVVIGSSLGPLPFGLGYDIFDSYTFILTLMVVFPVIGIISAMLSKKPQRT comes from the coding sequence ATGAAAAATAAAAATAATTTCTATTATGGATGGGTGATTGTGGCGGTATGCGGACTGGCCGTCTTCTTCTCGGGACCGGGTCAGACCTACTCCAATGCTGCCTTCATTGATGAATATATAAAAGAGTTCGGGTGGAGCCGTACGGAAGTGTCGAGCCTCTATTCATTTGCCACATTGATTGCCGGATTCGTCATGATCGGGGTGGGCAACTTCATCGACCGGTTCGGTCAGAAGAAGATGATGCTCATTGCGGCAATCGTACTCGCTTTGGCCACATTCTTCAACAGTTTTGTGCAGAATATGTTCATGCTGGCCATCGGCTTCTTCTTCATCCGCCTTTTCGGACAGGGCAGCATGACACTGATTCCGAATACGCTTGTCCCCCAATGGTTCATCCGCAAAAGGGGATTGGCATTCAGCCTGATGATGCTTGGGAGCTTCTCCAGTGCGATGCTGTTCCCGATCATCAATGTCTGGCTCATATCGGAATGGGGGTGGCGTTTTGCATGGCAGTTCTGGGGCTTTGCGCTGCTCTTGGCCTTTGTTCCGATCGCCTGGATATTCATCCGGAATTCACCGGAGGAAATGGGGCTGTCACCGGATGGCCTGCATCAGAAGACAAATGACGATGAAGAAAATGAAGGAGGCGACATTTTCGTTCTTGAAGACAGCTGGACCCTAAAGGAAGCGAGCCGCACCCTGTCCTTCTGGACACTGCTCATATGCGTCGGCATACCGTCGATGGTCAATACGGGCATCACCTTCCACATCGTCTCCATCTTCAAGGAGAATGGGCTCGAAATGGGCGCTTCCGCGATGGTTCTGAGTCTGATGGCCATGGTCGGCATTCCGATGTCCTTCGTTTCCGGGCTCATTACCGACAGGATCAGGACCAACTATATCCTGGTTATGATATTCGTCATTGAAATCATCCTCCTGCTTTTCCTAAACAACGTGACCACCTATGCGCTCGCCATACTCTTCGGTGTCATATGGGGAATGTCGAACGGACTCGAACGGATCGGGACGAATGTTGTCTGGTCGAACTATTTTGGCAGGCGCTACGTCGGAAGCATCAACGGCGTCGGTTCTACAATGGTCGTCATCGGTTCCTCACTCGGCCCATTGCCGTTCGGTCTCGGATACGATATTTTCGACAGCTATACATTTATACTCACGCTGATGGTCGTCTTCCCCGTCATCGGCATCATCAGCGCAATGCTGTCGAAAAAACCGCAGAGAACCTGA
- a CDS encoding cation diffusion facilitator family transporter, with amino-acid sequence MSNRYKKAQIATMIGIAVNLLLAVLKAVGGILGNSRALVADAAHSASDVVSSIAVLVGIRAAQKPPDSEHPYGHGKSENVATLIVAILLVVVGFEIIYNAIVSLMEGTAQNYTTMIALYIIIFSIVVKEVLFQYKYRLGTKIKSPALIADAWHHRSDAISSVVALVGIGLSIIGTAYGIPYLGYLDPAASAIIALIIMYMGFQLAKDAVSMTLEVVLNEDETREMRKTVVEIDKVRQIDRLIARSHGSYVIIDIKISVDADITVEEGHHVARIVKQTLLKNHEEVKDVNVHVNPY; translated from the coding sequence ATGAGTAATAGATATAAGAAGGCACAGATTGCTACAATGATCGGCATTGCCGTGAACCTGCTCCTGGCAGTATTGAAGGCGGTGGGCGGCATACTCGGCAACAGCCGGGCGCTCGTCGCCGATGCCGCCCATTCGGCATCGGATGTGGTGAGTTCCATTGCCGTCCTCGTCGGCATCCGGGCAGCACAGAAGCCGCCGGACAGCGAGCACCCATATGGACATGGGAAATCCGAGAACGTGGCGACTCTGATTGTGGCCATCCTGCTTGTCGTCGTCGGCTTTGAAATCATCTATAACGCAATCGTTTCACTGATGGAAGGTACTGCACAGAACTATACGACGATGATTGCACTCTATATCATCATATTCTCCATCGTCGTGAAGGAAGTGCTTTTCCAGTACAAATACAGGTTGGGTACGAAAATCAAGAGCCCTGCGCTCATCGCCGATGCCTGGCACCACCGCTCGGATGCCATATCCTCCGTCGTCGCTCTGGTGGGCATCGGTCTGTCCATCATCGGCACGGCCTACGGCATCCCTTATCTCGGCTATCTGGACCCGGCCGCCAGTGCCATCATCGCACTGATCATCATGTATATGGGGTTCCAGCTCGCGAAAGATGCAGTCAGCATGACGCTTGAAGTCGTCCTGAATGAGGATGAGACGCGTGAGATGCGGAAGACGGTCGTCGAAATCGACAAGGTCAGGCAGATCGACCGGCTGATTGCACGGTCGCACGGGTCGTATGTCATCATCGACATCAAGATCAGCGTCGATGCGGACATCACCGTCGAAGAAGGGCATCACGTTGCAAGAATCGTCAAACAGACATTGCTCAAAAATCACGAAGAGGTGAAAGATGTGAATGTTCACGTCAATCCATACTGA
- a CDS encoding exonuclease SbcCD subunit D, translating to MKILHTGDWHIGKRLNGVDLIEDQQFILDQLIEYIESNPVDLLVVAGDVFDRSNPSQAALKLVNEYLYRINIEKGIPVLAISGNHDSRSRLDYGSYWFEKSDYHMRTSLSDITTPVVMDGHHFYMVPHMDVLEAKVYFDDESIRTHHDVYRRITEEIAAVMDRDAYNVLIGHMFISEGKASDSERPLSVGLSEEVGAELFEAFDLVLLGHLHHPFAITHEKIFYSGSLLKYSFSEVKQPKGFRLVETDAGTKCRFVPLSCRHDLVHYQGTFDEVINEEVTFEDSGSYFKFELAGMETVNDPMAKLKMLYPNTLELRPVKQHHERSQSTVDAHRSSDAEIFESFIGTVHGEPPTDYQKQIFNTYFKGDADETDSD from the coding sequence ATGAAGATATTACATACTGGAGACTGGCATATCGGAAAACGCCTGAACGGCGTGGACCTGATAGAGGACCAGCAATTCATACTTGACCAGTTGATTGAATATATAGAGAGCAATCCCGTCGACCTGTTGGTTGTGGCCGGTGATGTATTCGACCGGAGCAACCCGTCCCAGGCGGCGCTCAAGCTCGTCAATGAATACCTGTACAGGATCAATATAGAAAAGGGCATTCCGGTACTTGCCATCAGCGGTAACCATGACAGCCGCTCGAGGCTGGACTATGGCAGCTACTGGTTTGAGAAGAGCGACTACCATATGCGGACGTCGCTGTCCGACATCACCACACCGGTAGTGATGGACGGGCACCACTTCTACATGGTGCCGCATATGGATGTGCTGGAGGCGAAGGTGTATTTCGATGATGAATCGATCCGGACGCACCATGATGTCTACCGGCGGATTACGGAGGAGATAGCGGCGGTCATGGACCGGGATGCCTACAATGTCCTCATCGGGCACATGTTCATCTCGGAAGGGAAGGCGTCCGATTCCGAGCGGCCCCTGTCCGTCGGGCTGTCGGAGGAAGTGGGGGCGGAGCTGTTTGAGGCATTCGACCTGGTCCTCCTTGGACACCTGCATCATCCTTTCGCAATCACGCACGAGAAGATATTCTACAGCGGTTCCCTGCTCAAGTACTCATTTTCTGAGGTCAAGCAGCCGAAAGGGTTTCGCCTCGTGGAGACGGATGCGGGGACGAAGTGCCGTTTCGTACCGCTCAGCTGCCGCCACGACCTGGTGCACTACCAGGGCACTTTCGATGAAGTCATCAATGAGGAAGTGACATTCGAGGACAGCGGTTCCTATTTCAAATTCGAGCTTGCCGGCATGGAGACCGTCAATGACCCGATGGCGAAACTGAAGATGCTCTATCCCAACACGCTCGAGCTCAGGCCGGTGAAGCAGCATCATGAGCGGAGCCAATCGACGGTCGATGCCCACCGGTCGAGTGATGCCGAAATATTCGAATCATTCATCGGGACCGTCCACGGAGAGCCGCCGACGGACTATCAGAAGCAGATTTTCAATACTTATTTCAAAGGTGATGCAGATGAAACCGATTCTGATTAA
- a CDS encoding DUF2922 domain-containing protein, producing the protein MTKKLVIVFNTELNRRFTLNISNPKEDLTEATLLLEAERLIETGALAPMQGKPVSVHSAKIVEQNVTEII; encoded by the coding sequence ATGACTAAAAAGCTTGTGATTGTATTCAACACAGAACTGAACCGCCGATTCACGCTGAACATCAGCAATCCCAAGGAGGACCTGACCGAGGCGACACTGCTGCTTGAGGCGGAGCGCCTCATAGAGACGGGCGCTCTTGCGCCGATGCAGGGGAAACCGGTATCCGTGCATTCCGCCAAGATTGTCGAGCAGAACGTCACCGAGATCATCTAG
- a CDS encoding SCO family protein translates to MSRYGNTLDDFEVTDHNGETFTKADMEGKVWLLDFIFTNCATVCPPMTANMTEVVTELEARGIENYGVVSFSVDPETDSPEVLTDYIQYYNVPEGTDWHLVTGYDYDFIRNFAENNFKTIVAPPPEGSNQVTHGISFYLIDQQGKIIKDYPGVDTGDTEFPLDEIVSDVETLAEEGPQ, encoded by the coding sequence ATGTCACGATATGGCAATACGCTCGATGATTTTGAAGTGACGGACCACAATGGGGAGACGTTTACGAAGGCGGACATGGAAGGCAAGGTCTGGCTACTCGATTTCATCTTCACCAATTGTGCGACGGTATGTCCCCCGATGACGGCAAATATGACGGAAGTGGTCACAGAGCTTGAAGCGCGGGGCATCGAGAATTACGGTGTCGTCAGCTTCTCCGTCGATCCCGAGACGGATTCTCCGGAAGTGCTTACGGACTACATTCAGTATTATAATGTCCCCGAAGGGACGGACTGGCACCTGGTGACCGGATACGACTATGATTTCATCAGGAACTTTGCCGAAAACAATTTCAAGACCATCGTGGCACCACCTCCTGAAGGCAGCAACCAGGTGACGCATGGCATCAGTTTCTACCTGATCGACCAGCAGGGCAAGATCATCAAGGACTATCCGGGTGTAGATACCGGAGATACGGAATTCCCGCTTGATGAAATCGTCTCCGATGTGGAAACGCTGGCAGAGGAAGGGCCTCAATAG
- the rbsK gene encoding ribokinase, with amino-acid sequence MKKPRITVIGSINMDLVTVAENMPEQGETISGDSFKTLPGGKGANQAVAAARLGAEVHMIGKVGDDPFGRALLENFKTQGVNTDPIETEAGTSSGLANIIVSNHDNRIIIIAGANGEVNPDYVNGFKKQIGASDYVLIQFEIPKRTIEHILDLCETLGVPVIINPAPAMQLDDVHWEKAAYITPNDNEAEKLFAYDTDGLPKFHERLIITNGAKGASFFREDRMITVPTEKVEVTDTTGAGDTFNGALAVALAEGKALEEAVAFANKAASLSVQKLGAQSGMPKREEME; translated from the coding sequence ATGAAGAAGCCTAGGATCACAGTCATCGGCAGCATCAACATGGATCTGGTGACCGTTGCAGAAAATATGCCCGAGCAGGGCGAGACCATATCAGGCGACAGCTTCAAGACCCTGCCCGGCGGCAAGGGCGCCAACCAGGCCGTCGCGGCTGCCAGGCTCGGTGCAGAAGTACATATGATCGGCAAGGTGGGGGATGACCCATTCGGTAGAGCCCTCCTTGAGAATTTCAAAACACAGGGTGTGAATACGGACCCCATAGAGACGGAAGCAGGCACCTCCTCCGGGCTCGCCAACATCATCGTCTCCAACCATGACAACCGGATCATCATCATCGCCGGTGCCAATGGCGAAGTGAATCCGGATTATGTGAATGGGTTCAAAAAACAGATTGGGGCAAGCGATTACGTCCTCATCCAGTTCGAAATTCCGAAACGGACCATCGAACACATCCTCGATCTCTGCGAGACGCTCGGCGTGCCCGTCATCATCAATCCCGCGCCCGCCATGCAGCTCGATGATGTCCATTGGGAGAAGGCCGCATACATCACGCCGAATGACAATGAAGCGGAGAAGCTGTTCGCGTACGATACCGATGGCCTGCCGAAATTCCATGAGAGACTGATCATCACAAACGGTGCCAAAGGTGCCTCCTTCTTCAGGGAGGACAGGATGATCACCGTGCCGACAGAGAAGGTTGAAGTCACCGACACCACAGGTGCCGGCGACACATTCAATGGTGCACTCGCCGTTGCACTCGCTGAAGGAAAGGCGCTTGAAGAAGCGGTTGCATTCGCCAATAAAGCCGCGTCGCTCTCCGTACAGAAGCTCGGCGCCCAGAGCGGGATGCCGAAGCGGGAAGAGATGGAGTAG